A genomic region of Antennarius striatus isolate MH-2024 chromosome 2, ASM4005453v1, whole genome shotgun sequence contains the following coding sequences:
- the rarga gene encoding retinoic acid receptor gamma-A isoform X2, with the protein MFDCMEALGMGPRQLYDVTSRGACMLRKASPFFAGLDPFTWTGSASVQSVETQSTSSEEMVPSSPSPPPPPRVYKPCFVCQDKSSGYHYGVSSCEGCKGFFRRSIQKNMVYTCHRDKNCQINKVTRNRCQYCRLQKCFEVGMSKEAVRNDRNKKKKDVKEEVVLPESYELSGELEELVNKVSKAHQETFPSLCQLGKYTTNSSSDHRVQLDLGLWDKFSELSTKCIIKIVEFAKRLPGFTTLTIADQITLLKSACLDILMLRICTRYTPEQDTMTFSDGLTLNRTQMHNAGFGPLTDLVFAFAGQLLPLEMDDTETGLLSAICLICGDRMDLEEPQKVDKLQEPLLEALKIYARRRRPNKPHMFPRMLMKITDLRGISTKGAERAITLKMEIPGPMPPLIREMLENPEAFEDQTENNESPPPPPPPPPPPPALVVKQEAEDEEDSWATENGSEPSPEEEDEDDDDDGGEEERDRGSDSEGESWGALDAIDGSRKGLAGRAQ; encoded by the exons ATGTTTGACTGTATGGAGGCTCTGGGAATGGGCCCCCGTCAGCTCTATGATGTCACCAGTCGTGGTGCATGCATGCTGCGGAAGGCGAGCCCCTTCTTTGCGGGGTTGGACCCCTTCACTTGGACGGGCAGTGCCAGCGTTCAGT cGGTGGAGACCCAGAGCACCAGCTCAGAGGAGATGGTACCCAGTTCTCCATCTCCGCCTCCCCCACCTCGTGTCTACAAACCATGCTTTGTGTGCCAGGACAAGTCCTCAGGATACCACTATGGTGTCAGTTCATGTGAGGGCTGCAAG GGTTTCTTCCGCCGTAGTATCCAGAAGAACATGGTGTATACCTGCCACAGAGACAAGAACTGTCAGATTAACAAGGTCACACGCAATCGCTGCCAGTACTGCAGGCTGCAGAAGTGCTTTGAGGTCGGCATGTCCAAGGAAG CTGTGCGTAATGACcgaaacaagaaaaagaaggatgtgaaggaggaggtggtgcTTCCAGAGAGCTATGAGCTAAGTGGAGAGCTCGAGGAGTTAGTCAACAAAGTCAGCAAAGCCCATCAAGAAACTTTCCCGTCACTTTGCCAATTGGGCAAATACACCACC AACTCCAGTTCAGACCACCGTGTCCAGCTGGATTTGGGTTTATGGGACAAGTTTAGTGAGCTCTCTACCAAATGTATCATCAAGATTGTGGAATTTGCCAAGAGGCTGCCAGGTTTCACAACCCTCACCATCGCAGACCAGATCACTCTGCTGAAGTCAGCCTGCCTGGACATACTG ATGCTGAGGATCTGCACACGCTACACCCCAGAACAGGACACTATGACATTCTCAGATGGCTTGACTCTGAACCGGACTCAGATGCACAATGCCGGCTTCGGACCACTCACAGACCTGGTGTTCGCCTTTGCTGGTCAGCTTCTACCCCTGGAGATGGACGACACAGAAACTGGTCTCCTCAGCGCCATCTGCCTCATCTGTGGAG ACCGTATGGATCTAGAGGAGCCCCAGAAAGTGGATAAGCTGCAAGAGCCTCTACTTGAGGCTCTGAAGATATATGCCCGCCGCCGGCGCCCCAACAAGCCTCACATGTTCCCCCGAATGCTGATGAAGATCACTGACCTCAGGGGCATCAGCACAAAGG GTGCAGAGAGAGCCATAACTCTGAAGATGGAGATCCCAGGGCCAATGCCTCCACTGATCAGGGAGATGCTGGAAAACCCAGAGGCCTTTGAGgatcaaacagaaaacaacgaGAGTCCGccacctcccccacccccaccaccccctccaccaGCCCTGGTGGTGAAGCAGGAggctgaagatgaggaggacagTTGGGCCACAGAAAATGGGAGTGAGCCGTcgccagaggaggaggatgaagacgatgatgacgatggggGGGAGGAAGAGCGAGACAGGGGTTCGGACAGTGAAGGGGAGTCCTGGGGGGCTCTGGATGCTATAGATGGGTCAAGGAAAGGCCTTGCGGGGAGGGCGCAGTGA